In Paraburkholderia aromaticivorans, a single window of DNA contains:
- a CDS encoding IS3 family transposase (programmed frameshift), with product MKAYSAERKEALVRRMMPPENAAVSALARETGITEQTLYTWRRKAKGQGIAVPGDGKNPEGWSSEDKFAVVLETAPLNAAELAEYCRRKGLYPEQIAAWRAACQAANANATEQAREQRHQSKDDKQRIRQLEKELQRKEKALAEAAALLILRKKGPGDLGRQRGRLINVLDRLLCISLIREAAQSGCRLEKACEELGVSVRTFQRWVREGDAVRADGRTTTERAPPSNRLSEAERQQILQVANSAEFASLPPSQIVPSLADRGVYLASESSFYRVLRSASQQHHRGRARKPSARVVTSHCATGSNQVWSWDITWMPAAVKGQYYYWYMMLDVFSRKIVGHEVHEAESAELAALLMRRASLAEGLAGRPLVLHSDNGSAMKGATMLATLENLGVVASFSRPRVSNDNPFAESLFRTCKYRPDYPRRPFGSIDEARAWTQQFVRWYNHEHKHSGLKFVTPAQRHNGVAAAVLAQREAVYAEARERNPRRWSRSTRDWKLNDEVWLNPERTQQVELKQFA from the exons ATGAAAGCCTACTCAGCAGAAAGAAAGGAAGCGCTGGTGCGTCGCATGATGCCGCCGGAAAACGCGGCGGTCTCGGCGCTTGCCAGAGAAACGGGGATTACGGAACAGACGTTGTACACGTGGCGCCGAAAGGCCAAAGGACAAGGAATCGCAGTGCCGGGCGATGGGAAGAATCCCGAAGGATGGTCTTCGGAAGACAAGTTTGCAGTAGTGCTGGAAACCGCCCCGCTCAACGCAGCGGAGCTGGCCGAGTATTGCCGGCGCAAAGGTCTTTATCCCGAACAGATCGCGGCGTGGCGGGCTGCTTGCCAGGCGGCCAACGCGAATGCCACCGAGCAGGCACGCGAGCAGCGCCATCAGTCGAAAGACGACAAGCAGCGCATCCGGCAGCTCGAGAAGGAACTGCAGCGCAAGGAGAAGGCGCTGGCAGAAGCGGCTGCACTGCTGATTCTGAGAAAAAAAG GTCCAGGCGATCTGGGGAGACAAAGAGGACGATTAATCAACGTCCTGGATCGCCTGCTATGTATATCGTTGATTCGCGAGGCAGCGCAGTCGGGCTGCCGGTTGGAGAAGGCTTGCGAGGAGCTGGGCGTGAGTGTGCGCACATTCCAGCGCTGGGTGCGTGAGGGCGACGCGGTGCGCGCTGATGGCCGCACGACGACCGAGCGAGCGCCGCCGTCCAATCGACTGAGTGAGGCCGAACGGCAGCAGATTCTGCAGGTCGCCAATAGTGCGGAGTTTGCCAGCCTGCCGCCCAGTCAGATCGTGCCGAGCCTCGCCGACCGCGGCGTATATCTCGCGTCGGAGTCGAGCTTTTACCGCGTGCTGCGCAGCGCTTCGCAGCAGCATCACCGCGGCCGTGCGCGCAAGCCCTCGGCCCGCGTGGTGACCAGCCATTGTGCCACTGGTTCGAACCAGGTCTGGTCGTGGGACATCACGTGGATGCCGGCGGCGGTCAAGGGCCAGTATTACTACTGGTACATGATGCTGGACGTGTTCAGCCGCAAGATAGTCGGTCACGAAGTGCATGAGGCGGAATCGGCGGAACTGGCCGCGTTGCTGATGCGGCGTGCCAGTCTGGCGGAGGGCCTGGCAGGGCGCCCCCTGGTGCTGCACTCGGATAACGGCAGCGCAATGAAGGGCGCGACGATGCTCGCCACCCTGGAAAACCTGGGGGTCGTCGCCTCTTTCAGTCGGCCGCGTGTGAGTAACGATAACCCGTTCGCGGAGTCGCTGTTCCGCACCTGCAAGTACCGGCCAGACTATCCGCGCAGACCGTTCGGCAGCATTGATGAAGCGCGGGCCTGGACGCAGCAGTTCGTGCGTTGGTACAACCATGAGCACAAACACAGCGGCCTGAAATTCGTCACGCCGGCGCAGCGCCACAACGGCGTAGCCGCCGCAGTGCTCGCGCAACGTGAAGCCGTTTATGCAGAAGCCAGGGAGCGCAACCCACGGCGTTGGTCCCGATCGACGCGTGATTGGAAATTGAATGATGAAGTCTGGCTCAATCCGGAGCGCACGCAGCAGGTAGAACTAAAGCAGTTTGCATGA
- a CDS encoding tyrosine-type recombinase/integrase: MKRSVRMLSLAEDYLASRRRLGFDLRCTGRRLLDFACFADRIGHQGPLTVKLAASWARSASSQVPFTWARRIEIVRPFARYLQQFDPATEVPPLYLFGRAHRRLTPHIYADEEIRELLAAASTLPSKEKLRPVTYSTLFGLIAATGLRISEALNLRRADVDLDQGLLMIRVTKYRKSRVVPLHQTVVRALAHYVELRDRDWPITLSDHFFIVHGSSMKISTVEEVFSSLRSQLGWVARGDHPAPRIHNLRHSFICRRVLLWYQQGVDVDNAMIMLSTYVGHAKVTDTYWYLTGIPELMAIAAQRFEHFTEGVCHV; encoded by the coding sequence ATGAAACGTTCAGTGAGAATGCTATCGCTCGCCGAGGACTACCTTGCGTCAAGACGCCGCCTTGGTTTTGACCTGCGGTGTACGGGACGCCGGCTTCTTGATTTTGCCTGCTTTGCCGACCGGATCGGCCACCAGGGGCCGCTCACCGTAAAACTGGCAGCGTCCTGGGCTCGATCTGCATCAAGTCAGGTGCCCTTTACCTGGGCGCGTCGGATTGAGATCGTTCGCCCGTTCGCAAGGTATCTCCAGCAATTTGACCCTGCCACCGAAGTTCCTCCGCTTTATCTTTTCGGCCGAGCCCATCGCCGTTTGACACCGCACATCTATGCCGATGAGGAGATCCGGGAACTGCTGGCCGCTGCTTCGACGTTGCCCTCGAAGGAGAAACTGCGGCCCGTGACCTACTCAACCCTGTTCGGGCTGATCGCGGCCACCGGACTGCGGATTTCTGAGGCGCTTAACCTGAGGCGCGCAGACGTCGACCTCGATCAAGGCCTGCTGATGATTCGGGTAACGAAGTATCGTAAGTCCCGCGTCGTTCCACTTCATCAAACGGTCGTGCGAGCACTTGCACACTATGTAGAGCTGCGGGATCGCGATTGGCCCATCACGCTAAGCGATCACTTCTTCATCGTGCACGGAAGCAGCATGAAGATCAGTACCGTTGAGGAGGTCTTCAGTTCCTTGCGTTCGCAGTTGGGATGGGTCGCCCGTGGTGATCATCCGGCTCCACGCATCCACAATCTGAGGCACTCGTTTATCTGCCGAAGGGTGTTGCTCTGGTACCAGCAAGGGGTGGACGTCGACAACGCAATGATCATGCTTTCGACTTACGTAGGGCATGCCAAGGTGACCGACACCTACTGGTATCTAACGGGCATCCCGGAACTGATGGCAATTGCGGCTCAGCGCTTCGAGCACTTTACAGAAGGAGTCTGTCATGTCTAA
- a CDS encoding site-specific integrase has translation MNSDFALPQRTRAWLTDGVLKPSYQAYSTYLIGRGYSSWSVRKYLCCVAHFAYWLRKRRIKLSQIDEALIRYFLDEHLPQCDCPLRTPRSRNHIGSALKHLLVVLRQRADIRHQPDFTPRLIREEIREFDAHLDQVCGLAASTRRLRTRIVRTFLSERFGASRITMAQVKPEHVHRFVVSHLEGCKPSTGKVLGSALRSYLHFRGMHGDHVRCLIAAIPQIAQWRFASLPDSLCEAELERFLNAFDRKSAIGRRDYAMARCMVDLGLRAGEVASLQLDDLNWHDGTLRLSAGKARRTDVLPLPPRTGRAIAQYLTDGRPVSDSRAVFLRHRAPLTEPVGSSVVRNTVRAAHARCGSDPRCRGTHVLRHSVGSRLINAGVPMKEIADILRHRSLDTTAIYTTVDIRSLAKVALPWPGSES, from the coding sequence ATGAACAGCGACTTCGCGTTACCGCAGCGGACCCGGGCATGGTTGACGGACGGCGTGCTCAAACCCAGCTATCAAGCCTATTCGACGTATTTGATTGGGCGCGGATATTCGTCGTGGAGCGTCCGGAAGTATTTGTGCTGCGTCGCGCACTTTGCTTATTGGCTGCGCAAGCGACGCATCAAACTCAGTCAGATTGACGAAGCGCTGATCCGCTATTTTCTGGATGAACACCTGCCTCAGTGCGACTGCCCATTGCGCACGCCAAGAAGCAGGAACCATATCGGGTCGGCCTTAAAGCATCTGCTTGTCGTGCTGCGCCAGAGGGCGGACATACGCCATCAGCCCGACTTCACACCCCGTCTGATACGGGAGGAGATCAGGGAATTTGACGCACACCTTGACCAGGTCTGCGGGCTGGCCGCATCTACGAGAAGGTTGCGTACACGCATCGTACGGACGTTCCTGTCGGAGCGATTCGGTGCATCGAGAATCACTATGGCACAGGTCAAACCGGAACATGTTCATCGATTTGTAGTCAGCCACCTCGAAGGATGCAAGCCGAGCACCGGCAAAGTCCTTGGGAGTGCACTACGGAGCTACTTGCATTTCCGAGGAATGCACGGAGATCACGTCCGGTGCCTTATTGCCGCGATTCCACAAATCGCCCAGTGGCGGTTCGCATCGTTACCAGACTCGCTATGTGAGGCGGAGCTGGAACGGTTTCTTAACGCATTCGATCGCAAATCCGCGATCGGCCGCAGAGACTACGCAATGGCCCGGTGTATGGTCGACCTGGGACTACGCGCCGGCGAAGTCGCTTCGCTACAGCTGGACGACCTGAACTGGCACGACGGGACGTTGCGGTTATCAGCAGGCAAGGCGCGGCGAACAGATGTGCTTCCGTTGCCGCCCCGGACCGGGCGCGCAATTGCTCAATACCTGACTGACGGGCGCCCGGTCTCCGATAGCCGGGCGGTATTTCTGCGGCATCGCGCTCCACTTACCGAACCCGTCGGCTCGAGCGTCGTTCGCAATACCGTCCGTGCCGCTCATGCGCGATGCGGCAGCGATCCACGCTGCAGGGGAACCCATGTATTGCGGCACAGCGTAGGCAGTCGGCTGATTAACGCTGGAGTCCCTATGAAGGAAATCGCCGATATCCTTCGACACCGCAGCCTCGATACTACCGCGATTTACACCACGGTCGATATCAGGAGCCTTGCCAAGGTCGCGCTGCCCTGGCCGGGGAGCGAATCATGA
- a CDS encoding OST-HTH/LOTUS domain-containing protein: MYGLSERKTPEAFIAACDKFVFFEVLRKIGDPAASVSVADVPDLKGVLTHAINETSRDGGWAPLSAVGSFIGKNNASFDPRNYGFAKLGELVRRQDYLECKATPDASGVAHHLHVKIR; the protein is encoded by the coding sequence GTGTACGGCCTCAGTGAGCGAAAGACGCCTGAGGCGTTCATTGCTGCTTGCGACAAGTTCGTTTTCTTTGAAGTGTTGAGGAAGATCGGCGACCCGGCTGCGTCGGTGAGCGTGGCGGATGTGCCCGATTTGAAGGGTGTTTTGACCCACGCGATCAATGAAACGTCGCGCGACGGTGGATGGGCGCCGCTATCGGCAGTGGGCTCTTTCATCGGGAAGAACAATGCATCCTTCGACCCGCGCAACTATGGCTTTGCGAAGCTGGGTGAGTTGGTGCGAAGGCAAGATTATCTGGAATGTAAAGCGACACCGGATGCGTCCGGCGTGGCACATCATCTGCACGTTAAAATTAGGTGA
- a CDS encoding tyrosine-type recombinase/integrase: MRSCKYLHENKLRSIPLWDATVAEIRSWLRSNPIMRGEAALLPNRDGQAMSRSNVAQRLDLAVSRASVEQPSLLKKRVSPHILRHTTAMHLLQAGVPFNVIALWLGHESPMTTHRYVEADLAMKEKALGRLEAPDARIRRYQAPDALIRFLRTL; the protein is encoded by the coding sequence TTGCGTTCATGCAAATATTTGCATGAGAACAAGCTGCGATCGATTCCCCTGTGGGACGCCACCGTCGCCGAGATTCGCAGTTGGTTGCGATCGAATCCAATAATGCGCGGCGAAGCCGCCTTGCTGCCCAACCGGGATGGGCAGGCGATGTCGCGCTCCAACGTCGCGCAACGCCTGGATCTTGCCGTGAGCCGCGCGAGTGTGGAGCAACCCAGCCTCCTCAAGAAGCGCGTTTCACCGCACATCTTGAGACATACGACCGCGATGCACCTGTTGCAAGCGGGCGTTCCATTCAACGTAATCGCCTTGTGGCTCGGTCACGAGAGCCCGATGACAACCCATCGCTACGTCGAGGCTGACCTCGCGATGAAGGAGAAAGCGCTCGGTCGGCTGGAGGCGCCCGATGCCAGGATTCGCCGGTATCAGGCACCCGACGCGTTGATTCGATTCCTGCGGACGCTGTAA